A part of Fimbriiglobus ruber genomic DNA contains:
- a CDS encoding Dabb family protein: protein MSAERLAHNVFFQLKDNSPAQVDALVAACKKYLNVQPGIVFFATGPRCQELTRDVNATDWDVGLHLVFVDKAAHDAYQDDATHNQFIAEMKGNWASVRVFDSYV from the coding sequence ATGTCCGCCGAGCGCCTGGCCCATAACGTGTTCTTCCAGTTGAAGGACAACTCCCCGGCCCAAGTGGACGCGCTCGTCGCCGCGTGCAAGAAGTATCTGAACGTGCAGCCCGGGATCGTCTTCTTCGCGACCGGCCCGCGGTGCCAGGAACTGACGCGGGACGTGAACGCCACGGACTGGGACGTCGGCCTACACCTGGTGTTCGTGGACAAGGCCGCCCACGACGCCTACCAGGACGATGCCACGCACAACCAGTTCATCGCCGAGATGAAGGGCAACTGGGCGTCGGTGCGGGTGTTCGATTCGTACGTTTGA
- a CDS encoding FAD/NAD(P)-binding protein, with protein MIPLNPRLEDLVRRLDELGPEATLAGIARHLEGAALAAEDVAAFVRPNPASYSRARVVRRDHYELLVMTWLPGQASVPHDHVGSICALQVVQGNAVETNFSVAADGYADLEYETPVGTGQVSSGQDAGIHSIRNASADGLLVTVHVYAPPFKDARRFTTRPTPAVPRTQLSVPTVVVIGGGFSGTMTAAQLLRHGANLRVVLVERRGTVAEGLAYATQESAHLLNVPAARMSAWPDRPEDFLNWARRRDPAVAPGDFLPRQWYGHYLRETLHEAARGSHADLSVLLEEVRRVARHPAGGWMVHLGRGTSLRADVVVLAIGHRPPSDPLHKLWTGPRDRFLADPWQPYAVRTIPPDDAVAILGSGLTAIDAVLSLNQHPRTAPVTLISRHGLLPNPHAAAAVPPVDMGPFVQGVLADGSRPRAGAVAGAIHRLVRQQVANGGDWRSIVDGLRPHTARLWQGLDTDERRRFLGRLRPFWEVHRHRMARSIAAQLQQFKERGLLEVLPGQIVAAEATRAGVKLTVRSRNSGEMVIRDFQWVINCTGPAPSNRAEANPAIGSLLVDHWVRRDELSLGLDTTAEGYAISAHDEAVPDLLVVGTLRKPREWESTAVPELRQQAAVICEQILRKYPADACI; from the coding sequence ATGATTCCACTCAACCCCCGCCTGGAAGACCTCGTCCGCCGGCTGGACGAACTCGGCCCCGAGGCGACTCTCGCCGGCATCGCCCGGCACCTCGAAGGGGCCGCCCTCGCGGCCGAGGATGTCGCCGCGTTCGTCCGGCCGAACCCCGCCTCGTACTCCCGCGCCCGGGTCGTCCGGCGGGACCATTACGAACTCCTGGTGATGACCTGGCTGCCGGGTCAGGCGAGCGTCCCGCACGACCACGTCGGCTCCATCTGTGCCCTACAGGTGGTCCAGGGGAACGCGGTCGAGACGAATTTCAGCGTCGCGGCCGACGGGTACGCCGACCTGGAGTACGAAACCCCGGTGGGGACCGGACAGGTGTCGAGCGGCCAGGACGCCGGCATCCACTCCATCCGCAACGCCTCGGCCGACGGCCTGCTGGTAACGGTTCACGTCTACGCGCCGCCGTTCAAGGACGCCCGGCGGTTCACCACCCGGCCGACGCCCGCGGTCCCGCGGACCCAGCTGTCCGTCCCCACGGTGGTCGTCATCGGGGGCGGGTTCAGCGGCACGATGACCGCGGCCCAATTGCTCCGGCACGGGGCGAACCTGCGCGTCGTACTCGTTGAGCGCCGCGGGACGGTGGCCGAGGGGCTGGCGTACGCCACCCAGGAATCGGCGCACCTGTTGAACGTGCCCGCGGCCCGCATGAGCGCGTGGCCCGACAGGCCCGAGGACTTTCTCAACTGGGCGCGGCGCCGCGACCCGGCCGTCGCCCCCGGCGACTTCCTCCCACGGCAGTGGTACGGCCACTACCTGCGCGAAACCTTGCACGAAGCCGCCCGCGGCTCGCACGCCGATCTAAGCGTGCTTCTGGAAGAAGTACGCCGGGTCGCCCGCCACCCGGCCGGCGGCTGGATGGTCCACCTCGGCCGCGGCACCTCGCTCCGGGCGGACGTGGTCGTCCTGGCGATCGGCCACCGGCCGCCGTCCGACCCGCTGCACAAACTCTGGACCGGCCCGCGGGACCGCTTCCTGGCCGACCCGTGGCAGCCCTACGCAGTGCGGACCATTCCCCCGGACGACGCGGTCGCGATTCTCGGCAGTGGTCTCACGGCGATCGACGCCGTCCTCTCGCTGAACCAACACCCGCGCACGGCTCCGGTCACGCTGATTTCCCGCCACGGCCTGCTCCCCAACCCCCACGCGGCCGCGGCCGTGCCGCCGGTCGACATGGGGCCGTTTGTTCAGGGCGTACTCGCAGACGGCTCGCGCCCGCGGGCGGGGGCGGTCGCCGGCGCGATTCACCGGCTGGTCCGGCAACAGGTCGCCAACGGCGGCGACTGGCGGTCGATCGTGGACGGCCTCCGCCCGCACACGGCCCGGCTCTGGCAGGGCCTCGACACCGACGAGCGCCGCCGGTTTCTCGGTCGGCTCCGGCCGTTCTGGGAAGTTCACCGGCACCGAATGGCCCGGTCGATCGCCGCCCAGCTGCAACAGTTCAAAGAGCGCGGCCTGTTGGAAGTGCTGCCGGGTCAAATCGTGGCAGCCGAAGCGACGCGAGCCGGCGTCAAACTGACCGTTCGGTCGCGGAACTCGGGGGAAATGGTGATCCGCGACTTTCAGTGGGTCATCAATTGCACGGGCCCGGCCCCGTCCAACCGGGCCGAAGCGAATCCGGCGATCGGTTCGCTCCTCGTCGACCACTGGGTCCGCCGGGACGAACTCTCGCTGGGCCTGGACACGACGGCGGAGGGGTACGCGATCTCGGCCCACGACGAGGCCGTGCCGGACCTGCTCGTGGTCGGCACCCTACGCAAGCCCCGCGAGTGGGAGAGTACGGCCGTGCCGGAGTTACGCCAGCAGGCGGCCGTGATCTGCGAACAGATCCTGCGCAAGTATCCGGCGGACGCTTGTATTTAA
- the glgX gene encoding glycogen debranching protein GlgX — MTTLRLSRGRPLPLGASRSPDGINFCVLSRHATAVSLVFYPEDGGGKPIAEIELCPRRNRTGDHWHVRVHDLPEPFCYGWRVDGPKGPKHRFDPSRVLIDPASTMLSSGAVWAGTCETDPERTGRRTLFVRGRRYDWEDDSPPLTPHEDTVVYEVHVRGFTRHSSSGVAHPGTFVGLIEKLPYLKWLGVTAIELLPVHEFDECDCPFYSPETGEKLVNFWGYNTIAFAAPKAAFAASADEHGQVYEFRDLVKACHKEGIEVYMDVVFNHTGEGDDRGRAYSLRGLDNELYYLSDEAGRYLNYSGCGNTVNCNHPLVRDLILTCLRYWVGDMHVDGFRFDLASILGRDRYGNVMVEPPVVEMIAEDGVLADTKLIAEPWDAAGLYQVGGFPFGRRWSEWNGRYRDDVRRFWRGDGGFAGALASRLCGSADLYQWSGRLPRHSLNFITAHDGFTLWDLVSYNHKHNDANGEGNRDGTNDDYAWNGGIEGETTDPGVLALRTRRAKGLMATLLMSQGVPMFLAGDEFLRTQGGNNNAWCQDNDVSWVDWTLQEKNKDFLRFVREMIWLRRRHPIFRRRRFFVGTLSPVAPPLESAPGFPSAGPVRPGETGAPTDETGRHSPTSAAPTPGAAAPSGARRPQAVPRPPLADIHWHGVEPYKPDFGPYARHLAFTLDGRFTGRDGDPDYRPDNDFYVVMNVTPGPLTFTVPASPTGRRWHLLVDTAATSPADFFPEGEGPPVAARAALAVQPFGMIVLISEP; from the coding sequence ATGACTACCCTTCGTCTGTCGCGCGGGCGACCGCTCCCGCTCGGCGCCAGCCGGTCCCCGGACGGGATCAACTTCTGCGTGCTGAGCCGCCACGCGACCGCGGTCAGCCTGGTCTTTTACCCGGAAGACGGCGGCGGTAAACCGATCGCCGAGATCGAACTCTGCCCCCGGCGGAACCGGACCGGCGACCACTGGCACGTCCGTGTCCACGACCTGCCCGAGCCGTTCTGCTACGGCTGGCGGGTGGACGGGCCGAAGGGGCCGAAGCACCGATTCGACCCGTCCCGCGTCCTGATCGACCCAGCGTCCACCATGCTCTCGTCCGGGGCGGTGTGGGCCGGGACGTGCGAGACCGACCCCGAGCGTACCGGCCGCCGCACCCTGTTCGTCCGCGGCCGCCGGTACGACTGGGAGGACGACAGCCCGCCGCTCACGCCGCACGAAGACACGGTCGTGTACGAAGTCCACGTCCGCGGGTTCACCCGCCACTCGTCGTCCGGCGTCGCCCACCCGGGCACGTTCGTCGGGCTGATCGAGAAGCTGCCGTACCTCAAGTGGCTCGGGGTGACGGCGATCGAACTCCTGCCCGTCCACGAATTCGACGAATGCGACTGCCCGTTCTACAGCCCGGAAACCGGCGAGAAGCTGGTCAACTTTTGGGGGTATAACACGATCGCGTTCGCGGCGCCCAAGGCCGCGTTCGCCGCGTCCGCCGACGAACACGGCCAGGTCTACGAGTTCCGCGACCTGGTCAAGGCGTGCCACAAGGAGGGGATCGAAGTCTACATGGACGTGGTGTTCAACCACACCGGCGAAGGGGACGACCGCGGCCGGGCGTACAGCCTGCGGGGGCTCGACAACGAGTTGTATTACCTGTCGGACGAGGCCGGGCGGTACCTGAACTACTCGGGCTGCGGGAACACCGTCAATTGCAACCACCCGCTCGTCCGCGACCTGATCCTCACCTGCCTGCGGTACTGGGTCGGGGACATGCACGTCGACGGGTTCCGGTTCGACCTGGCGAGCATCCTCGGCCGGGACCGCTACGGGAATGTGATGGTCGAGCCGCCGGTCGTCGAGATGATCGCCGAGGACGGGGTGCTAGCGGACACCAAGCTGATCGCCGAGCCGTGGGACGCGGCCGGTCTGTACCAGGTCGGCGGGTTCCCGTTCGGCCGGCGGTGGAGCGAGTGGAACGGCCGGTACCGGGACGATGTCCGCCGGTTCTGGCGGGGGGACGGCGGGTTCGCCGGGGCGCTGGCCAGCCGCCTCTGCGGCAGCGCCGACCTCTACCAGTGGAGCGGCCGTCTACCCCGGCACTCACTCAACTTCATCACCGCCCACGACGGGTTCACCCTCTGGGACCTCGTGAGCTACAACCACAAACACAACGACGCCAACGGCGAAGGCAACCGGGACGGGACGAACGACGACTACGCCTGGAACGGCGGCATCGAAGGGGAGACGACCGACCCCGGCGTTCTCGCCCTCCGCACCCGCCGGGCCAAGGGGTTGATGGCCACGCTGCTGATGTCGCAGGGCGTGCCGATGTTCCTGGCCGGCGACGAGTTCCTCCGCACCCAGGGCGGGAACAACAACGCCTGGTGCCAGGACAACGACGTGTCGTGGGTCGACTGGACGCTTCAGGAGAAGAACAAGGACTTCCTCCGGTTCGTCCGCGAGATGATTTGGCTCCGCCGCCGGCACCCGATCTTCCGCCGCCGCCGGTTCTTCGTCGGCACGCTCAGCCCGGTCGCCCCGCCGCTGGAATCGGCCCCCGGGTTCCCGTCCGCCGGCCCGGTCCGCCCCGGCGAGACCGGCGCGCCGACCGACGAAACCGGCCGCCATTCGCCCACCTCCGCCGCTCCGACCCCGGGAGCCGCCGCACCTTCGGGGGCTCGGCGTCCCCAGGCCGTGCCCCGGCCCCCGTTGGCGGACATCCACTGGCACGGGGTCGAGCCGTACAAGCCGGACTTCGGCCCATACGCCCGGCACCTGGCGTTTACGCTGGACGGCCGGTTCACCGGCCGGGACGGCGACCCGGACTACCGGCCGGACAACGACTTTTACGTAGTCATGAACGTGACCCCCGGCCCGCTGACGTTCACCGTCCCCGCGTCTCCGACCGGCCGCCGGTGGCACCTATTGGTGGACACGGCCGCCACATCGCCGGCCGACTTCTTCCCCGAGGGCGAGGGGCCGCCCGTCGCCGCGCGGGCGGCACTGGCGGTCCAGCCGTTCGGGATGATCGTGCTGATCTCCGAGCCGTAA
- a CDS encoding TIGR03009 domain-containing protein, with protein MSCPSFVVAVAIATVVGPQSSLPAHLAAWEKAMAETTIFHCARLTLTHRNMVLRKETKSVGSFQALKPDCVRLRVAQTMKPDGLEDPNNYTAYVVTRDVMWEYNGTAKIVKEFRLNWDGPVGPPPPGSAGAPWRIKQSWWYRLFFGMKDHIVNSLTVGQFGPGELTKRFQVRLLREDRHYLYLQLNPRWTEDQERYDHIIVALIKPGDARPAFAPACIALRQETGDSEEWLFENVTVNTDNVRRSDFDYVPPPKDWKVEKVPSERGQGGQ; from the coding sequence ATGTCGTGTCCGTCGTTTGTCGTCGCGGTCGCTATCGCCACCGTCGTCGGCCCCCAGTCGTCGCTCCCCGCCCACCTTGCGGCGTGGGAAAAGGCGATGGCCGAGACGACCATTTTTCACTGCGCCAGGCTAACGCTGACTCACCGGAATATGGTTCTGCGTAAAGAGACGAAATCCGTGGGCTCGTTTCAGGCTTTGAAACCGGATTGCGTGCGGCTCCGGGTCGCGCAAACAATGAAGCCAGACGGTTTGGAGGATCCGAACAACTACACGGCTTACGTCGTCACCCGGGATGTCATGTGGGAGTACAACGGGACGGCCAAAATCGTCAAGGAGTTTCGACTGAACTGGGACGGCCCGGTCGGTCCCCCGCCCCCGGGTTCGGCGGGGGCTCCGTGGCGGATAAAACAGTCGTGGTGGTACCGGCTGTTCTTCGGCATGAAGGATCACATCGTCAATTCGCTGACGGTGGGGCAGTTCGGGCCAGGGGAACTGACGAAGCGGTTCCAGGTCAGACTACTAAGAGAAGATCGCCACTACCTTTACCTACAACTCAACCCCCGCTGGACCGAAGACCAGGAACGGTACGACCACATCATCGTGGCCCTGATAAAGCCGGGCGATGCGCGCCCGGCGTTCGCGCCCGCGTGTATTGCCCTCCGACAAGAAACGGGAGACAGCGAGGAGTGGCTTTTCGAAAATGTGACCGTGAATACCGACAACGTCAGGCGCAGCGACTTCGACTATGTCCCGCCGCCCAAAGACTGGAAAGTCGAGAAAGTCCCGAGCGAACGTGGTCAAGGCGGACAATAG
- a CDS encoding trans-sulfuration enzyme family protein — MTFPDLGRSVPLAPPLHTTSVFAIPDLDALDAIYNGEAPGFIYARDGNPNVQHLADVLTRLARGKWGVVTASGMGATSAALLAVASAGSRIVASNQLYGRTAKLLRAEFGRFGVTTTFVDTFDLDATRAALAEGPAAALVVETISNPLCRVADVPALVDLAHRAGAKLIVDNTFATPVLYRPHDAGADLVIESLTKLIGGHSDVTLGFLSGIDPTAFPAVSSLVSTWGLTANAFECWLTLRGAETLDLRVRAATANAARLADWLAVQPGVSRVVYPGREDHPDHALAARVLPAGQGNMLCFELAGGRAAVNHFMRAAPGIPFCPSLGHTTTTCSHPDTTSHRYESAAEKARQGITAGLVRLSVGCEPFDVLLAEMTKGLK, encoded by the coding sequence ATGACGTTTCCCGACCTCGGCCGCAGCGTCCCGCTCGCCCCGCCGCTGCACACCACCTCCGTCTTCGCCATCCCGGATCTCGACGCGCTCGACGCGATTTACAACGGGGAGGCGCCGGGGTTCATTTACGCCCGCGACGGCAACCCGAACGTCCAGCACCTCGCGGACGTGCTGACCCGCCTGGCCCGCGGGAAATGGGGCGTCGTCACCGCGTCCGGCATGGGCGCGACTTCGGCCGCGCTGCTCGCGGTCGCGTCCGCCGGGAGCCGGATTGTCGCGAGCAACCAGCTTTACGGCCGGACCGCGAAGCTTCTCCGCGCTGAGTTCGGCCGGTTCGGAGTGACGACGACGTTTGTGGACACGTTCGACCTGGACGCAACGCGGGCGGCGCTGGCGGAGGGGCCGGCCGCGGCCCTGGTCGTGGAAACGATCTCGAACCCGCTCTGCCGGGTGGCCGACGTACCCGCGCTCGTCGACCTCGCGCACCGCGCCGGTGCGAAGTTGATCGTGGACAACACGTTCGCCACGCCGGTCCTGTACCGCCCGCACGACGCCGGCGCGGACCTCGTGATCGAGAGCCTGACGAAGTTGATCGGCGGCCACTCGGACGTGACGCTCGGCTTCCTGTCCGGCATCGACCCGACCGCGTTCCCGGCGGTGTCGTCGCTCGTGAGTACCTGGGGGCTGACCGCCAACGCGTTCGAGTGCTGGCTCACGCTCCGCGGGGCCGAGACGCTCGACCTCCGCGTCCGGGCGGCCACCGCGAACGCCGCCCGGCTCGCCGACTGGCTGGCGGTTCAGCCGGGCGTGTCCCGCGTCGTCTATCCCGGCCGGGAGGACCACCCGGACCACGCTCTGGCCGCCCGCGTGTTGCCGGCCGGCCAGGGGAACATGCTTTGTTTCGAGCTGGCCGGCGGGCGGGCCGCGGTCAACCACTTCATGCGGGCGGCCCCGGGCATCCCGTTCTGCCCGTCGCTCGGCCACACCACGACGACGTGCAGCCACCCGGACACGACCTCGCACCGGTACGAGTCGGCGGCCGAGAAAGCGCGGCAAGGAATCACCGCCGGGCTCGTCCGCCTGTCGGTCGGGTGCGAGCCGTTCGACGTGCTGCTGGCCGAGATGACGAAGGGGCTGAAATAA